DNA sequence from the Acidobacteriota bacterium genome:
GTGGAGCCGGAAAAGCCGCGGTCTGCAGCAGGAGTTCGTGACCAATCGAAGAGCTGCCATCTTGTGAGTGGCACGGCCCGCATTCATCCTTCATAATTTCTTATGAGGCGTCACCTCCGATTATTCGCACTCTACTTCGCGCAATACGCCAAGGTTCGCCTTGAATACAAGGCAGACTTCTTCATCGCTTTTTTCTCCTCGATGGCGGCGACTGTGCTGGGCTTTGGCTTTGTGCTGGTGTTGTTCACCAAGATTCCTAAACTGCAGGACTGGTCGTTCTACGAAATTCTTTTTCTGTATGGCTTCTCGCTCATTCCGCTCGGCTTTTTCAACGTGGTGAGCTGGAACCTCTACCAGTTTGGGGATATCTACATCATCCAGGGGAAGTTTGATCGCATCATGTTGCGGCCGGTCGACACACTCTTCCAGGTGCTTTTTGAAAAGTTCCGCCTCGAGTCGCTCCAGGAAGTTGTCACCGGCGTTTTTGTTGTGGCCGTTTCTGTGAAGCACCTGAATGTCCCCTGGCCGGCCGGTGACTACTTCTGGTTCACCCTGATGGTAGCCTCGGGCACGATGATTTATCTGGCGGTCTTCCTGATGCTCACGGCCGTTTCCTTCTGGTTTGAGGACCGCGTAGGAATTGTTCCTCCAGTGTTTAACATGTTGACCTTCGGCCGCTATCCGTTGACGATCTATAACGTGTTTATCCAGTTCATGCTGAGCTGGATTATTCCTTTTGGGTTCGCCTCTTTTTACCCCACAACACACTTTCTTGGGCGCGCCACCTTTAATACATACTTCTACCTGGTCCCGGTTGTGGCGGCGGCATTCTTTATGATGGCGCTTTTTGTCTGGAACCGCGGCGTAGAGAATTACGGCAGCACCGGGTCTTGACTGGCAGCCTTAAATGCCCCTTATTTTTGACCAGGTTGCAAGCTTCGGGTAAAATTGTTAGTTTCTGAATACGTCCAGGGAAAGTTCCTTAACATCCTGTATGCTTCGATTCTACACGGCCGGTGAGTCGCACGGACAGGCGCTGGTGGCGACCCTGATGGGATTGCCGGCGCATGTGCCGGTGGATTTTGCTTACGTCAATCGCGAACTGAAGCGGCGCATGGGTGGTTATGGGCGCGGCGGGCGGATGAAGATTGAATCTGATGCCGCCCAGTTCCTTTCGGGTGTCCGTCATGGCGAGACGATTGGTTCGCCCATCGCCATCCTGATTGAGAATCGTGACTGGAAAAACTGGCAGGAATCGATGTCAGTAGAAGACCTGCCGGAAACGCGCGATAAGTACAAAGCGGTGAAGTCTCCCCGGCCGGGCCACGCCGATCTGGCCGGCTGCCTGAAATATGATTTTCCTGATGCCCGTTATGTGTTGGAACGTGCCAGCGCGAGAGAAACGGCTGCCCGCGTTGCCGTGGGCGCGATGGCCAAGCTGTTCCTGTTGCAGTTCGGCATCTGGGTTGCCAGCCACACAGTGGCTCTGGGCAGCGTAGCGCTGCCGGATGATGACGTTCCGTTTGAGCGCATTCTGGCCCTGCGCGACATCGAAGACATCATGCTCAGCTGCGTGGACGCTGAGGTCGAAGCCCGCATGAAAGCTGAAGTGGACAAAGCCACTGAGGAGCGCGACACGGTGGGCGGCACGTTTGAAGTGATTGCCAAGGGTGTGCCGGCCGGGCTCGGCTCCTGCGTGCAGTGGGATGAAAAGCTCGACGCGCAATTGGCGCACGCGGTGATGTCCATTCAGGCCGTGAAGGCGGTTGAGATTGGGACTGGCATCGGAAACGCCGCGACTCCCGGTTCCGGCGTCCATGACGAAATTGGCTACAATAAGCAGGACAAAAAATTTACCCGGAAAACCAACAGGGCTGGCGGCCTCGAAGGCGGAATCACCAACGGCGAGCCGGTTGTTGTCCGCGGATACCTGAAGCCGATTTCCACGCTGCGCAGGCCGCTTGAATCGGTTG
Encoded proteins:
- a CDS encoding chorismate synthase; translation: MLRFYTAGESHGQALVATLMGLPAHVPVDFAYVNRELKRRMGGYGRGGRMKIESDAAQFLSGVRHGETIGSPIAILIENRDWKNWQESMSVEDLPETRDKYKAVKSPRPGHADLAGCLKYDFPDARYVLERASARETAARVAVGAMAKLFLLQFGIWVASHTVALGSVALPDDDVPFERILALRDIEDIMLSCVDAEVEARMKAEVDKATEERDTVGGTFEVIAKGVPAGLGSCVQWDEKLDAQLAHAVMSIQAVKAVEIGTGIGNAATPGSGVHDEIGYNKQDKKFTRKTNRAGGLEGGITNGEPVVVRGYLKPISTLRRPLESVDFATREPVKAAYERSDICVVPAAGVVGEAMVALVLARALLEKFGGDSLQETRHNYDAYQEQLRRF